A region of Legionella donaldsonii DNA encodes the following proteins:
- a CDS encoding PqiC family protein, whose translation MNDYRASNLSDDNRRKIPLKSNLILLTTLILCGCGKSKESQFYILTPLPPQKNHHFYNQVQIGIDSVTIPDYIKKKQLMINQSPNHLNIEEFHQWAGSLDKNITLVLTTNLSTLIPGAIVQSAPLDTKFHPDYHLQVDISQFEIDIHGTSILRAEYIIYRQEKLIHKGNAYYRIRIPVVTTEALVKSMNTNLTSLSIKIAHSFIKNNK comes from the coding sequence ATGAATGACTATCGCGCATCCAATCTAAGTGATGATAACCGTAGAAAGATACCCTTAAAGAGCAACCTAATACTACTCACCACTCTAATCCTCTGCGGATGTGGTAAAAGTAAAGAATCACAGTTTTATATCCTAACCCCACTCCCCCCTCAAAAAAATCACCATTTCTATAATCAGGTACAGATAGGTATTGATAGCGTAACTATTCCTGATTACATAAAGAAAAAACAATTAATGATTAATCAATCTCCAAATCACTTAAATATTGAAGAATTCCATCAATGGGCCGGGTCTTTGGATAAAAATATAACCCTTGTCTTAACCACCAATCTTTCTACATTAATACCTGGAGCTATCGTTCAAAGCGCGCCATTGGATACTAAATTTCACCCCGATTATCATCTTCAAGTCGATATTTCACAATTTGAAATTGATATTCATGGCACAAGTATCTTAAGAGCTGAATACATTATTTATCGACAGGAAAAACTAATCCATAAAGGAAATGCTTACTATCGTATTAGAATTCCAGTCGTCACAACTGAAGCACTGGTAAAAAGTATGAATACCAATCTAACTAGTTTATCAATAAAAATAGCTCATTCTTTTATTAAAAATAATAAGTGA
- a CDS encoding SDR family NAD(P)-dependent oxidoreductase — protein MDYQLTNKTALVTGSTAGIGFAIAQLLVQEGATVAINGRTQQRVDEAIQKIKLACPKAKLIALPADLSLKQDFETIFHQLPTLDILVNNFGIYEAKPFGDISDEDWQRFFDVNVMSGVRLSRHYLPDMFKRDWGRIIFVSSESGLQIPAEMIHYGMTKTAQLSIARGLAETTVGTHVTVNSVLPGPTSSEGITQFVANIAKEENKKPEQIEKEVFTSLRPTSLLKRFITPDEIAAMVAFLCSPLSAATNGAAIRVDGGIVRSIA, from the coding sequence ATGGACTACCAATTAACCAATAAGACAGCGCTTGTGACCGGTTCAACGGCAGGCATTGGATTTGCCATTGCTCAATTACTGGTACAGGAAGGAGCAACCGTTGCGATTAATGGTCGAACGCAGCAAAGGGTAGATGAGGCTATTCAAAAAATAAAATTGGCCTGTCCCAAAGCCAAACTCATTGCCCTTCCCGCGGATTTAAGTCTAAAGCAGGATTTTGAAACCATTTTTCACCAATTACCAACCCTGGATATCCTGGTCAATAATTTTGGTATCTATGAGGCGAAACCATTTGGTGATATTTCTGATGAGGATTGGCAACGGTTCTTTGACGTAAATGTGATGAGTGGCGTACGTCTTAGCCGTCATTACCTCCCTGATATGTTTAAAAGAGACTGGGGAAGAATCATTTTTGTTTCCAGTGAATCAGGCTTACAAATTCCTGCCGAAATGATTCACTATGGCATGACAAAAACAGCCCAACTGTCTATCGCGCGTGGCCTGGCGGAAACAACAGTTGGCACCCATGTTACTGTTAATTCTGTATTACCCGGCCCGACAAGCAGTGAGGGGATCACGCAATTTGTGGCAAACATTGCAAAAGAAGAAAACAAAAAACCGGAGCAAATTGAAAAAGAAGTCTTTACTTCTTTACGGCCAACCTCGCTACTCAAGCGTTTCATTACCCCCGATGAAATCGCCGCGATGGTCGCATTTTTATGCAGCCCCCTATCTGCAGCGACTAATGGCGCTGCAATACGGGTTGATGGGGGTATTGTGCGGTCAATTGCCTGA
- a CDS encoding ABC transporter permease, translated as MSIFRHFGLNIINAFHSFILVFRFLGHLLYSLARILSGKVSVGWPNTMEFMYYAGVRPIPSLVLICLIIGITVSQAVYFLLQPFNMHQRILPTVQNVLTHEILPIVIGFILCIQMALHLINTRLEENHRNPADFILTHVWPIIIGMNMTSLILYIYLVSSIFLSSYISFHFLFGYTNNEFLIHILNSTTTFDLVYSFGKTLILCIIVGFSASYYYYETAVKNIHLRKAISRILTRSSFWLIIASMYITYTFQG; from the coding sequence ATGTCTATTTTTCGCCACTTTGGGCTCAATATTATAAACGCCTTCCATTCCTTTATTCTTGTTTTTCGCTTTCTGGGCCACTTACTTTATAGCCTTGCCCGCATCCTTTCGGGTAAGGTATCTGTCGGTTGGCCTAATACCATGGAGTTTATGTATTATGCAGGAGTGCGTCCTATCCCTTCATTAGTTCTTATTTGCTTAATAATAGGTATAACCGTTTCACAAGCCGTTTATTTTCTCTTACAACCCTTTAACATGCACCAAAGAATTTTACCTACTGTGCAAAATGTTTTAACGCATGAAATATTACCTATAGTGATTGGTTTTATTTTATGTATCCAAATGGCTTTGCATTTGATCAACACTCGTTTAGAAGAGAACCATAGAAATCCGGCGGATTTTATTCTTACTCATGTATGGCCAATTATTATCGGTATGAATATGACGTCATTAATCCTCTATATTTACCTTGTTTCATCCATTTTTCTCAGTTCTTATATTAGTTTTCATTTTTTATTTGGGTATACAAATAATGAATTTTTGATCCATATCCTAAATTCTACGACAACATTTGATCTGGTTTATTCATTCGGTAAAACATTAATTTTATGTATTATTGTTGGGTTTTCTGCCAGTTATTATTATTACGAAACAGCCGTTAAAAATATCCATTTGAGAAAAGCCATCTCTCGAATTCTAACACGTAGCTCATTCTGGTTAATCATAGCCAGCATGTACATCACCTACACCTTTCAAGGATAA
- a CDS encoding MlaD family protein, translated as MQQDRVYTLVGFLGAGALCLLLLGSVFFYTEHKRAQAQTFVMFFNGSLKGLVINSPVTYLGVKIGEVNFIELTEDKKRNKVRIPIYVRFFVNRNYSFSQDPVHLLINDGYVANIGKPNLLTGVAEIELIPSDSSRQFKQTYYQDYPIFPTYNKVEPYTSMEEVFEAAKKTFEDISELVRSKEIKTTLESLQKMSDSLDILVSSLNQNVPGVVTSLNQSLKQITAAAYSTQNLTDYLSRYPESLLRGKQ; from the coding sequence ATGCAACAAGACCGAGTCTACACATTAGTTGGTTTTTTGGGGGCTGGGGCCCTGTGTTTACTACTCTTAGGAAGTGTGTTTTTTTATACCGAGCATAAACGTGCTCAAGCCCAAACTTTTGTTATGTTTTTTAATGGATCTCTAAAAGGATTGGTAATTAATTCTCCGGTGACCTATCTAGGAGTGAAAATAGGTGAGGTTAACTTTATTGAACTTACTGAAGATAAAAAGAGAAATAAAGTCCGTATCCCAATTTATGTGCGATTTTTTGTTAACAGGAACTACAGTTTTAGCCAAGACCCAGTTCACCTACTGATTAATGATGGGTATGTAGCAAACATTGGCAAACCCAACTTGTTAACTGGTGTTGCTGAAATTGAATTAATTCCGTCAGATTCTTCCAGACAATTCAAACAAACCTATTACCAGGATTATCCTATTTTCCCGACTTATAATAAAGTTGAACCCTATACATCCATGGAAGAAGTGTTCGAGGCCGCTAAAAAGACGTTTGAAGATATTAGCGAATTAGTCCGCTCAAAAGAAATCAAAACCACCTTGGAATCCTTACAAAAAATGTCGGATAGCTTAGATATCTTAGTGTCTAGCCTAAATCAGAATGTCCCCGGTGTTGTGACCTCTTTGAATCAAAGTTTAAAACAAATTACTGCTGCAGCTTACTCCACTCAAAACCTAACTGATTACTTGTCCCGATATCCGGAATCTTTGCTCCGTGGTAAGCAATAA
- a CDS encoding response regulator — MNKPYRILVVEDSQPAQVVAKQHLTDLDCVVDIAADGDSAIEKCNTVPYDAVLMDLGLYPGENGFEVAKLIKTESTHNKDTPIIVLSIHSEAQFYEQAKDAYISGFISKPFTRFEAAEVVNFIGGDSFKSAI; from the coding sequence ATGAATAAACCCTATCGCATATTGGTAGTAGAGGATTCTCAGCCTGCTCAGGTAGTTGCTAAACAACATTTGACAGATCTGGATTGTGTGGTCGATATTGCCGCGGATGGTGACAGCGCGATCGAAAAATGCAATACCGTTCCCTACGATGCAGTTCTAATGGATCTAGGCCTATACCCCGGTGAGAATGGTTTCGAGGTTGCAAAATTAATTAAAACCGAAAGCACACACAACAAAGATACGCCTATTATTGTCCTTAGTATTCATAGCGAGGCGCAATTTTATGAGCAGGCGAAAGATGCTTATATAAGTGGTTTTATCTCCAAGCCATTTACTCGCTTTGAGGCAGCCGAGGTGGTTAATTTTATCGGGGGGGACTCTTTCAAGTCTGCGATTTGA
- a CDS encoding DUF4239 domain-containing protein, protein MLRSIVEHVHPSLIFLSWVCIFAATSSLFFYLKARFYKEEENQDIVRLVVTLITNFYSIFLGFIVFILWTDYTNARAVVIDETTKLYIIWKSSMDFPPATTQIIQNNLSHYLSTVINQEWPAMAQGHDSPQAEKTVSQLYRSLLNYRPQTAISQSFYDKTVSALNEAIEYRNHRLSMLDISIPTAWYVMIVIGAFFIIIMSIFLCTTCKIHYFMHTLLCLFLGFYLTATTVLKYPFSGFLTVSNQPFVKLLHSIQGYSIKTAALAVKPG, encoded by the coding sequence ATGCTGCGTAGCATTGTCGAGCACGTTCATCCATCGCTTATCTTTCTCAGTTGGGTTTGTATTTTTGCTGCGACAAGCAGCTTATTTTTTTATTTAAAAGCGCGATTTTACAAAGAGGAGGAAAATCAGGATATTGTCCGTCTCGTAGTCACTCTTATCACTAACTTCTATAGTATTTTTTTAGGGTTTATCGTTTTTATTTTGTGGACTGATTATACCAATGCCCGTGCAGTGGTAATCGATGAAACAACAAAACTCTATATCATCTGGAAAAGCAGTATGGACTTTCCACCGGCTACTACCCAGATAATCCAAAACAACTTGTCACACTATCTTTCCACCGTTATTAATCAGGAGTGGCCTGCCATGGCACAAGGTCATGACAGCCCGCAAGCGGAAAAAACAGTGAGCCAGCTCTATAGGAGTCTCCTGAACTATCGGCCACAAACAGCCATTTCGCAATCCTTTTATGACAAGACGGTCAGTGCCTTGAATGAAGCGATTGAATATCGCAATCATCGGCTCAGTATGCTCGATATTTCCATACCTACAGCCTGGTATGTCATGATCGTTATTGGCGCTTTCTTTATCATCATCATGTCTATCTTTTTATGCACAACCTGCAAAATACATTATTTCATGCACACCCTTCTCTGTCTCTTTTTAGGCTTCTATCTTACTGCAACCACTGTATTAAAGTACCCTTTTTCCGGTTTTCTTACGGTATCCAATCAACCCTTTGTTAAACTGCTTCACAGTATTCAAGGCTATTCAATTAAGACAGCTGCACTGGCTGTGAAACCCGGTTAG
- a CDS encoding c-type cytochrome, producing the protein MKTILLSLLIAFSSTLIASDLGKKTYEMTCQTCHDPRFAPGMHAPAAFNKQAWAIRFNKAIMESKNNPTRFKTAIDYLLYKVGTGKGLMPHGGLCKEADASNKNCSDEAIAAAIYYMAGMPTDN; encoded by the coding sequence ATGAAAACAATATTACTTAGTCTCCTCATTGCATTTAGTAGCACCCTCATAGCCAGTGATTTAGGTAAAAAGACTTATGAAATGACATGCCAAACTTGTCATGATCCTCGTTTTGCTCCGGGGATGCATGCTCCGGCTGCCTTCAATAAACAGGCATGGGCTATCCGATTTAATAAGGCAATCATGGAGTCGAAGAATAACCCGACCCGATTTAAAACAGCGATCGATTACTTACTCTATAAAGTAGGCACTGGAAAAGGATTAATGCCTCATGGCGGCTTATGTAAAGAAGCCGATGCATCGAATAAGAATTGCTCTGATGAAGCGATAGCAGCAGCTATTTATTATATGGCTGGTATGCCAACAGACAATTAA
- a CDS encoding TIGR00730 family Rossman fold protein, with protein sequence MNTVEVMAPPTIGVYLGSSMGNNPSFKNAVISLGKGIAECGYTLVYGGGGTGLMGLLAETVKTFGGSVIGITTEHLAKIEPPSDFLDELHIVGSMYERKRLIHEKSARFIAMPGGIGTFDELFETWCAIKIGVIKKPLGLVNIEGYFNSMIQFVTSCSTDYNFINGQDIKIPTIYDEISVCIEHLKEGRQGNLFDVSTEVNSDHTNNRYNYSVETFEIS encoded by the coding sequence ATGAATACTGTAGAAGTAATGGCGCCCCCAACCATTGGTGTTTACCTGGGATCAAGTATGGGAAACAACCCCTCTTTTAAAAACGCCGTTATCTCTCTAGGCAAAGGAATTGCCGAATGTGGATATACCCTCGTATACGGCGGAGGAGGAACGGGTTTAATGGGACTTCTTGCTGAAACCGTTAAAACGTTTGGTGGAAGCGTGATTGGGATAACGACGGAGCACCTTGCCAAAATAGAACCACCCAGTGATTTTTTAGATGAATTACATATCGTGGGCTCCATGTATGAGCGAAAACGTTTAATCCATGAAAAATCAGCGCGTTTTATCGCAATGCCGGGAGGGATTGGGACATTCGATGAACTATTCGAAACCTGGTGCGCCATCAAAATAGGTGTCATTAAAAAGCCTCTTGGCTTGGTCAATATAGAAGGGTATTTTAACTCCATGATCCAGTTTGTAACGTCCTGTAGTACTGATTATAACTTTATCAATGGACAAGACATTAAAATTCCAACCATCTATGATGAGATTTCGGTCTGTATAGAACATTTAAAAGAAGGGCGACAAGGTAACTTGTTTGACGTTTCTACCGAGGTAAATTCCGATCATACCAATAACAGATATAACTATTCTGTTGAAACGTTTGAGATAAGTTAA
- a CDS encoding phosphoketolase family protein: MNQEILNKIDGYWRAANYLSVGQIYLRDNPLLKRPLAFSDIKPRLLGHWGTTPGQNFIYAHLNHVIKKYDLNMIYISGPGHGGPAVVANAYLEGTYSEIYPAITQDENGLRQLFAQFSFPGGIPSHASPECPGSIHEGGELGYSLSHAFGAVFDNPNLIAACVIGDGEAETGPLATAWHSNKFLCPVTDGAVLPILHLNGYKIANPTILARITKEELEQLFYGYGWEPYWVEGDEPLLMHEKMATVLATVIEQIKGMQHDARSNNNTQRLRWPMIILKTPKGWTAPKVVDGIPIEGTFRSHQVPVANCSSNIEHLNILEHWLRSYQPETLFDEQGRLLNELSALAPENEKRMSASPHANGGLLLQPLQLPAIENYSVQLCRRGMQGIGDTHVLGPYIRDIIQLNTKNFRVFGPDETISNGLEAVFEATNRQWDTQIVPTDSFLASQGRVLEVLSEHQCEGWLEGYLLTGRHGLFNCYEAFIHIISSMFNQHAKWLKVTSTIPWRKKIASLNYLLTSHVWRQDHNGFSHQDPGFIDHIVNKKAEIIRAYLPPDANCLLSVMHHCLESKHSVNVVIAGKHPAPQWLSIEEAKQHCANGIGIWEWASHDKGTSPDVIMACAGDVPTLETLAAVSILRAELPHIKIRVINVVDLMKLQPAHEHPHGLSDEEFDRLFSQDKPIIFAYHGYPWLIHRLTSNRSGHKNIQVKGYREEGTITTPFDMTVLNELDRFHLVLEVLNQLPHSGSEEQKLVENTKIKLLEHQQYIRQHGQDLPEIRNWKWDSSQFQDNTQDESLVEYEGHH, translated from the coding sequence ATGAATCAAGAAATACTGAATAAAATAGATGGTTATTGGCGGGCAGCGAATTACTTGTCAGTCGGGCAAATTTATTTACGCGACAATCCACTGCTGAAACGTCCTTTGGCTTTCTCAGATATTAAGCCCAGGCTATTAGGGCATTGGGGAACAACGCCAGGACAAAACTTTATTTATGCCCATCTAAACCACGTCATTAAGAAATATGATCTGAATATGATCTATATCTCTGGTCCAGGGCATGGTGGCCCTGCAGTGGTCGCCAACGCTTACCTTGAAGGAACTTATAGCGAAATATACCCGGCTATTACTCAAGACGAAAACGGTTTGCGTCAATTGTTCGCCCAGTTTTCTTTTCCCGGTGGGATTCCAAGTCATGCATCGCCAGAATGTCCTGGTTCTATCCATGAAGGCGGCGAATTGGGATACTCGTTAAGCCATGCTTTTGGTGCGGTATTTGATAACCCAAATTTAATTGCTGCTTGTGTGATTGGCGATGGGGAAGCAGAGACCGGACCACTTGCCACGGCGTGGCATTCCAATAAATTTTTATGCCCGGTAACGGATGGTGCTGTGTTGCCTATCCTTCATTTAAACGGCTATAAAATAGCTAATCCAACGATTTTAGCCCGTATTACGAAAGAGGAATTAGAGCAATTATTTTACGGCTATGGGTGGGAGCCTTACTGGGTCGAAGGCGATGAACCTCTCCTGATGCATGAGAAGATGGCAACCGTCCTTGCAACGGTCATTGAGCAGATTAAGGGTATGCAGCACGATGCGCGCTCTAACAACAATACCCAACGCCTGCGCTGGCCCATGATTATTTTAAAAACGCCTAAGGGTTGGACTGCCCCTAAGGTGGTTGATGGTATACCCATTGAGGGGACATTCCGTTCCCATCAAGTACCGGTTGCTAATTGCTCAAGCAATATAGAACATCTAAACATCCTGGAGCATTGGCTTAGAAGTTATCAACCAGAGACGCTGTTTGATGAGCAGGGTCGACTACTCAATGAGTTAAGTGCCCTGGCGCCCGAAAATGAAAAACGGATGAGTGCAAGTCCTCATGCAAATGGCGGATTATTATTACAGCCACTCCAATTACCTGCAATTGAGAACTACTCGGTTCAGTTGTGCAGGCGCGGTATGCAGGGGATAGGGGATACCCATGTTTTGGGACCCTATATCAGAGATATAATCCAGTTAAATACAAAAAATTTTCGTGTATTTGGGCCGGATGAAACCATATCCAATGGATTAGAAGCTGTATTTGAGGCAACGAATCGGCAATGGGATACCCAGATTGTCCCCACTGACAGCTTTTTAGCGTCGCAAGGCAGGGTGCTTGAAGTATTGAGCGAGCATCAATGTGAAGGCTGGTTAGAAGGTTACTTATTGACAGGGCGCCATGGCCTTTTTAATTGTTATGAGGCATTTATTCATATTATTAGTTCCATGTTTAATCAACACGCCAAATGGCTAAAGGTCACATCAACGATTCCCTGGCGTAAAAAAATTGCTTCATTAAATTACTTACTCACCTCCCATGTTTGGCGACAAGATCACAACGGGTTTTCACATCAAGATCCTGGGTTTATCGACCATATCGTCAACAAGAAAGCAGAAATAATACGTGCCTATCTCCCTCCCGATGCCAATTGCTTGTTGTCTGTTATGCATCACTGTTTGGAGAGTAAACATTCTGTCAATGTGGTTATTGCCGGAAAACACCCCGCGCCGCAGTGGCTTTCAATAGAAGAAGCAAAACAGCATTGCGCTAATGGAATAGGGATTTGGGAATGGGCAAGTCATGATAAAGGGACATCCCCTGATGTCATCATGGCCTGTGCAGGCGATGTTCCTACCCTTGAGACCTTGGCTGCCGTTTCTATTTTACGTGCTGAATTACCTCATATAAAAATTCGCGTGATTAACGTGGTTGATTTAATGAAATTGCAACCGGCCCATGAACACCCGCATGGCCTAAGTGACGAAGAGTTTGATCGGTTGTTTTCTCAGGATAAACCAATCATTTTTGCGTATCATGGCTACCCATGGCTCATCCATCGTCTGACCAGTAACCGATCCGGCCATAAAAATATACAGGTTAAAGGATATAGAGAGGAAGGGACTATTACTACTCCTTTTGATATGACGGTATTAAATGAATTGGATCGTTTCCACCTGGTTCTGGAAGTGCTTAACCAGTTACCCCATTCAGGTAGCGAAGAACAAAAACTGGTTGAGAATACTAAAATAAAATTGTTAGAGCACCAACAGTACATCAGACAGCATGGACAAGATTTACCGGAAATTAGAAACTGGAAATGGGATTCCTCTCAATTTCAAGATAATACTCAAGATGAGAGTTTAGTAGAATACGAAGGTCATCATTAA
- the glsA gene encoding glutaminase A produces the protein MIYRFFLIALYCFCAVSFASSNPILPNDADSTLRTIYNKYKAVKKGQNASYIPELAKTDSRLFAISIATVDGHVISIGDDRIPFSLQSISKIFAYALAIEDNDPQTIFKEIGLDATGEKFNSIAAVENKIGQANPYVNAGAIQTTSYIKGHNSHEKWNRMLTLFRALSDGKPYLSEPIYLSETQTNMRNHAIAHLLKSHSKLVGEPEDALDRYTKACSVMVTSKQLALMGATLANNGVNPITKQKVISPAVIKSVLAQMVINGLYEKSGTWFVKAGIPTKSGVSGGLLAIIPNKMAIAVYSPPLDGSGNSVKGQMVLRDLSAQWQLHLLENRTSPL, from the coding sequence ATGATATATCGCTTTTTTTTAATCGCTCTTTATTGCTTTTGTGCAGTTAGCTTTGCTTCAAGTAACCCAATTCTACCCAATGATGCCGACAGCACATTAAGGACAATCTATAACAAATATAAAGCGGTTAAAAAGGGGCAGAATGCTTCCTATATTCCTGAACTGGCCAAAACAGACTCCCGATTATTTGCCATCTCAATTGCCACGGTGGACGGTCACGTCATTTCTATAGGGGATGATCGCATTCCATTCTCGCTGCAATCAATATCGAAGATTTTTGCTTATGCCCTTGCTATAGAGGACAATGACCCCCAAACTATTTTTAAAGAAATCGGATTGGATGCAACTGGTGAAAAATTTAATTCTATAGCAGCGGTTGAGAATAAAATAGGCCAGGCAAACCCCTACGTGAATGCGGGTGCCATACAAACAACGAGTTATATAAAGGGTCATAATTCTCATGAAAAATGGAATAGGATGTTGACTCTGTTTAGAGCCCTGAGTGATGGAAAACCATATCTAAGCGAGCCTATTTACCTATCTGAAACCCAAACAAACATGCGTAATCATGCAATCGCCCATCTTTTGAAGTCCCATAGCAAGCTTGTTGGTGAGCCGGAAGATGCCTTGGATCGCTATACGAAAGCTTGTTCAGTGATGGTCACAAGCAAGCAGCTGGCGCTCATGGGGGCTACCCTGGCAAATAATGGTGTTAATCCCATCACCAAACAAAAGGTTATTTCCCCTGCTGTCATTAAGAGTGTTTTAGCACAGATGGTGATTAATGGTCTTTATGAAAAAAGTGGAACCTGGTTTGTTAAGGCTGGAATTCCTACAAAAAGCGGTGTAAGTGGTGGCTTGCTGGCTATTATCCCTAATAAAATGGCAATTGCCGTCTATTCTCCCCCTCTTGATGGCAGTGGTAATAGCGTCAAGGGGCAAATGGTTTTGAGAGACCTCTCCGCACAATGGCAACTGCATTTACTGGAGAATAGAACGTCTCCGTTATAG
- a CDS encoding DUF4116 domain-containing protein, whose protein sequence is MLDAFQKSELEKIRQNTGYLAQLSGNLIAHEEFMLEAIKISALAMHYADPQLQDKEGFVLAAIEIDCDAYRYISDRLKDSERVTFAAIRKKPSLYFYSSERLQADEDYKNNTLKINSWYPWIKLHKVLKNNFWEGLQDAFSIMYGDYGILKKINGNELDPNQLKHGLVDITLIPQLSNVLINYGMPGKPLSTNPFKYARDEERWNDAALLRSISACIGFGLQFLRLAMAAAATLMVLPVVALVHILKYPLAYYYQHQLLQLEGVIYNATTQQPISNGPSTLGEFAAITDSSLGDLCGYKSSDLTSYSSGNSTFSYYGGLRGTQPNLFFRPSASNNPAQIKAQQLVTALEINEEYDPNDSRSEAIGRSFW, encoded by the coding sequence ATGCTTGATGCATTTCAGAAAAGTGAATTAGAAAAAATCAGACAAAATACTGGGTATCTTGCACAGCTTTCTGGGAATCTGATTGCTCATGAAGAGTTCATGCTTGAGGCGATAAAGATAAGTGCATTGGCAATGCACTATGCTGACCCTCAACTACAAGATAAGGAAGGCTTTGTTCTTGCGGCAATTGAAATTGATTGCGACGCTTATAGGTATATATCAGATAGATTAAAAGATAGCGAAAGAGTAACTTTTGCAGCGATAAGAAAAAAACCCAGCTTATATTTTTATTCTTCTGAACGATTACAGGCCGATGAGGACTATAAAAATAATACCTTGAAAATTAATAGTTGGTACCCATGGATAAAACTGCATAAAGTATTAAAGAATAATTTTTGGGAGGGGCTGCAAGACGCTTTCTCAATCATGTATGGGGATTATGGGATCCTGAAAAAAATAAATGGCAATGAACTGGATCCAAATCAATTGAAACATGGACTCGTGGATATCACCTTGATCCCTCAATTATCCAATGTCTTAATTAATTATGGTATGCCTGGGAAACCGCTTAGTACCAATCCTTTCAAATATGCCAGGGATGAAGAGCGATGGAATGACGCTGCCCTGCTTAGAAGCATATCCGCTTGCATCGGATTTGGTTTACAATTTTTAAGATTGGCAATGGCTGCAGCAGCAACGTTAATGGTTCTCCCTGTCGTTGCATTAGTCCATATACTAAAATATCCTCTTGCTTATTATTATCAACATCAATTACTTCAGCTTGAAGGGGTAATCTACAATGCGACTACACAGCAACCTATCTCTAATGGGCCCTCTACATTAGGAGAATTTGCTGCAATCACTGACTCCAGCTTAGGTGATTTATGCGGATACAAATCCTCGGATCTAACCTCTTATTCCTCTGGGAACTCGACGTTCTCTTATTATGGCGGATTACGTGGCACGCAGCCAAACCTCTTTTTTCGACCCTCAGCGAGCAATAACCCAGCTCAGATTAAAGCGCAACAACTTGTAACTGCACTGGAAATAAACGAAGAATATGACCCCAATGACTCAAGATCAGAAGCGATAGGGCGCTCTTTTTGGTAA